One region of Streptomyces subrutilus genomic DNA includes:
- a CDS encoding MHYT domain-containing protein — MGHLDHAAYGWLTPVLSYVMASIGAALGLRCTVRALAATGASRRNWLLTAASAIGTGIWTMHFVAMLGFDVIGTEIHYNVPLTILSLVVAVLVVGAGVFAVGYGKDRGRALVLGGLTTGLGVASMHYLGMAALRLHGRVSYDPFTVGLSVAIAVVAATAALWAALNIKSPVAVAIASLVMGAAVSSMHYTGMTAVAVSVTPSDAALPGATAMQFIFPLAVGLGSYLFITAAFVALSPTADERAASDSVRSLGERAAAAH, encoded by the coding sequence CTGGGACACCTGGACCACGCCGCATACGGCTGGCTGACACCCGTGCTGTCATACGTGATGGCATCCATCGGCGCCGCCCTCGGGCTGCGCTGCACCGTCCGCGCGCTCGCCGCGACGGGCGCCTCCCGGCGCAACTGGCTGCTCACGGCGGCCTCGGCGATCGGCACCGGCATCTGGACGATGCACTTCGTCGCGATGCTCGGCTTCGACGTCATCGGCACCGAGATCCACTACAACGTTCCGCTCACCATCCTCAGCCTGGTCGTCGCCGTGCTGGTCGTCGGCGCCGGGGTGTTCGCCGTCGGATACGGCAAGGACCGCGGGCGGGCCCTCGTCCTGGGCGGCCTCACCACCGGGCTCGGCGTCGCCAGCATGCACTACCTGGGCATGGCGGCCCTGCGCCTGCACGGTCGCGTCAGCTACGACCCGTTCACCGTCGGGCTCTCCGTCGCCATCGCCGTGGTCGCGGCCACGGCGGCCCTGTGGGCCGCGCTCAACATCAAGTCGCCGGTGGCCGTGGCCATCGCCTCGCTCGTCATGGGGGCCGCCGTCAGCAGCATGCACTACACCGGGATGACCGCCGTCGCCGTCAGCGTCACCCCGTCGGACGCCGCCCTGCCCGGCGCCACGGCCATGCAGTTCATCTTCCCGCTCGCCGTCGGGCTGGGCTCGTACCTGTTCATCACCGCCGCCTTCGTCGCGCTGTCGCCGACCGCCGACGAACGAGCCGCCTCCGACTCCGTCCGGAGCCTCGGGGAGCGGGCGGCGGCCGCCCACTGA
- a CDS encoding class I SAM-dependent methyltransferase has protein sequence MSEDHTRVQEFFGARAADWDRKFPGDTPAFATAVAEFGLRPGDRVLDAGCGTGRALTPLRAAVGTSGTVIGADLTPQMLAAAQRAGRGAQAALLLADVTRLPLRDGALDAVFAAGLVAHLPDPDANLRELARVVRPGGRLALFHPIGRAALAARQGRELTPQDLRAEHNLGPLLARSGWEMTSYADEDARFLALAVRQS, from the coding sequence ATGAGCGAAGACCACACACGCGTGCAGGAGTTCTTCGGGGCGCGCGCCGCCGACTGGGACCGCAAGTTCCCCGGCGACACGCCCGCCTTCGCGACCGCCGTCGCCGAGTTCGGCCTGCGGCCCGGGGACCGCGTACTCGACGCGGGCTGCGGCACCGGGCGGGCCCTCACCCCGCTGCGTGCCGCGGTCGGAACCTCCGGCACCGTCATCGGAGCGGACCTCACCCCGCAGATGCTGGCCGCCGCGCAGCGGGCGGGGCGCGGCGCGCAGGCCGCGCTGCTGCTCGCGGACGTGACCCGGCTGCCGCTGCGCGACGGGGCGCTGGACGCGGTCTTCGCCGCGGGACTCGTCGCGCACCTGCCCGACCCGGACGCGAACCTGCGCGAACTGGCCCGGGTGGTCCGCCCCGGCGGCCGGCTCGCGCTGTTCCACCCGATCGGGCGGGCGGCCCTCGCCGCGCGCCAGGGCCGCGAACTGACGCCGCAGGACCTGCGGGCCGAGCACAACCTCGGCCCCCTGCTGGCCCGTTCGGGCTGGGAGATGACCTCGTACGCCGACGAGGACGCCCGCTTCCTGGCGCTGGCCGTACGCCAGAGCTGA
- a CDS encoding FKBP-type peptidyl-prolyl cis-trans isomerase, with translation MSEPTKPEVDVPKGAAPTELAIRDLVVGDGAEVKPGMVVRVHYVGVTFESGKEFDSSWDRGQPFKFALGGGRVIKGWDRGVRGMKVGGRREIIVPPRLGYGNQSPSPLIPAGSTLVFVVDLLDSYSTTAGWGSAQ, from the coding sequence ATGAGTGAACCGACGAAGCCCGAGGTCGACGTTCCCAAGGGTGCGGCTCCTACCGAGCTGGCCATCCGGGACCTGGTCGTCGGGGACGGGGCCGAGGTGAAGCCGGGCATGGTGGTCAGGGTCCACTACGTCGGGGTGACCTTCGAGTCCGGGAAGGAGTTCGACTCCTCCTGGGACCGGGGGCAGCCGTTCAAGTTCGCCCTGGGCGGCGGCAGGGTCATCAAGGGCTGGGACCGGGGGGTGAGGGGGATGAAGGTCGGCGGCCGGCGCGAGATCATCGTTCCCCCGCGACTCGGCTACGGCAATCAGTCGCCCTCGCCGTTGATCCCGGCGGGCTCGACCCTGGTCTTCGTGGTGGACCTGCTCGACTCGTATTCCACCACCGCCGGGTGGGGCAGCGCCCAGTGA